In Bombus huntii isolate Logan2020A chromosome 9, iyBomHunt1.1, whole genome shotgun sequence, a single window of DNA contains:
- the LOC126869891 gene encoding U6 snRNA-associated Sm-like protein LSm1 encodes MNILPGTASLLEELDKKLMVLLRDGRTLIGYLRSVDQFANIVLHRTIERIHVGKEYGDIPRGIFIVRGENVVLLGEIDRDKERDLPLTEVSVDDILDAQRREQELKQDQKRLINKTLKERGLSYIPDMGHDDMF; translated from the exons ATGAACATTTTGCCAGGGACGGCATCTCTTCTCGAAGAACTTGACA AAAAACTTATGGTTTTACTAAGAGATGGCAGAACTTTAATTGGATATCTTAGAAGTGTTGATCAATTTGCTAATATTGTACTTCATCGTACAATTGAAAGAATTCATGTTGGCAAAGAATATGGAGACATCCCAAGAGGAATTTTTATTGTCAGAGGAGAAAATGTTGTCCTTTTGGGAGAAATa GACAGAGACAAAGAAAGAGATTTACCATTGACTGAAGTATCTGTTGATGATATCTTGGATGCACAAAGACGAGAGCAAGAATTAAAACAAGACCAGAAACgactaataaataaaactctGAAGGAACGAGGTTTATCATATATTCCAGATATGGGTCATGATGATATGTTCTGA
- the LOC126869892 gene encoding cytochrome c oxidase assembly protein COX16 homolog, mitochondrial isoform X2 — MYYILSKISSFAKISYRHIYKNITFNTMKQKRFWQFLPFMILVIGGTFFIQEFVSLKYKYPKVTSYDLKIETKKRGIEMKKSRTLEEEYKLIETLDIDNWENVRIPRPWEDSSMTNK, encoded by the exons atgtattatattttatcaaaaatttcaTCATTTGCGAAG ATTTCGTaccgacatatatataagaaCATAACCTTTAATACAATGAAGCAAAAACGTTTTTGGCAATTTTTACCATTTATGATACTTGTTATAGGAGgtacattttttattcagGAATTTGTAAGCCTAAA ATATAAGTATCCAAAAGTTACATCCTACGATTTGAAAATAGAAACTAAAAAACGAGgtattgaaatgaaaaaaagtcGTACTCTTGAAGAGGAATATAAGCTAATAGAA ACCTTGGATATTGATAATTGGGAAAACGTTCGTATACCACGACCATGGGAGGATTCAAGTATGacaaacaaatga
- the LOC126869892 gene encoding uncharacterized protein LOC126869892 isoform X1: MYYILSKISSFAKISYRHIYKNITFNTMKQKRFWQFLPFMILVIGGTFFIQEFVSLKYKYPKVTSYDLKIETKKRGIEMKKSRTLEEEYKLIELDISRPWILIIGKTFVYHDHGRIQV, from the exons atgtattatattttatcaaaaatttcaTCATTTGCGAAG ATTTCGTaccgacatatatataagaaCATAACCTTTAATACAATGAAGCAAAAACGTTTTTGGCAATTTTTACCATTTATGATACTTGTTATAGGAGgtacattttttattcagGAATTTGTAAGCCTAAA ATATAAGTATCCAAAAGTTACATCCTACGATTTGAAAATAGAAACTAAAAAACGAGgtattgaaatgaaaaaaagtcGTACTCTTGAAGAGGAATATAAGCTAATAGAA CTTGATATTTCTAGACCTTGGATATTGATAATTGGGAAAACGTTCGTATACCACGACCATGGGAGGATTCAAGTATGa